The genomic stretch TGATCCTTCAGAGTAGTAGATTCCTACTCTGTGTTGTTTGCTATGAAGAAGAGTGTACTGTAATCATGTGTGAACTGTGGATATTGTAGATTTCAGAGTCAAAGTCATCAGCCTGCATTAAATTTAGCATCCAAATATTAGATGCTAAGTTGTTAAGATTAAACCTCAGGAGGCCCTCCTCACCTTTTCTTGCACATGACCTTTCATAAGACTTCAACTCCTAGTGTGTTTAGCATTTGCATTCCAGATTCATTACATTTCATGTGCATCAAGCTTAGATTCTTTACCACAAATAAATTCATAGATTTAGTGTTTTTAGAATGTTTAGGTTCTATGAATTGTTAGAGCGTTATTTCCATTataaacttgaaattttttagAATGTTTAAGAAAGTTATCTATGCTGTCAAACAAATTTTTAGAGCATGGTTTAAGAAATCACAAGGTTACTAAATTGATAATCAAATCTTTATTGAGTACAACTTGACAAACTAAGCACCATCAATGTCTATGCTCCATTATGTTCTAGCTTGATGGAGAGAAGTAGAATAAATAGTTATAGACTTCAATATTCATCCCAAATTGCCTATCTGTTATTTTATGTATGGGATTTGTATCTGATGTAATTTTACTCTTGGTATTAATAATATAATTCCTTATTCTTAGTTGAGTTTCAATTGTTAGAGATGAGTAGCTTTTGTTGTTTGGTGCAGATGTTCAATACAGTTTATGTAAATACTAACTTGACTCGGTTGTTTCTTTCTTGTTAGTTAGCATACCAAGTTTGTTAGCACCTAGCCCATGCCCTGTGCTTTTACTAGTCTTGCTTTTGCTGATCAAATTACTGGGTCTCTTGGTACAGTCAACTCTTAATGGTTCAACATCTAATCTTGCGGACTCCTCAGACTGACCCTATACCACATTGTTTTCTGGCCAGTCTGCGGTAGTGCCTTGGTTCCATCCTTCTGGTTAGACATTCCTACATAAACTTTATTAACATATTCATGTGAAATTTTGCTTGTATGTGGAATTTTGATTATGGTTTGTAAAAAAATAGGTGGTCTTCAAGGATTGCATAATATTCATGGAAGCTTCAACCTGCCAACTGTGCCTGGTTCGCTTGCGTCCAGAGAGGCCGCAATGGGTGTTGTACCATCAGGTGGTGTTCAGCAACCAGGAGGAAGCATTCCTAGTGGACGGTTCTCATCAAACAATCTTTTGGTTGCATTATCTCAGGTCTGGCATGAGTTTATTTCCACATTACTTCACTGCATCATATGGTCCTTTGAATGTGTTTTATAGTATTGATTCTGGATTTTTTTTCATGCAGATGCCTCATGGCTCTGGTGTCACAAATAGAGGGGGTATTAATGTTGTTGGAAATCATGCTTTTAGTAGTAGTAATATTAATGGAGTCACTGGGTCAATAACTGATATTTCCTCAAGTTCAGCTTATGGGAATCGTAGTTCTGTTCCTGGTTTGGGAGTTTCTCCAGTATTGAGTAATGTAGGGCCAAGACTTACAAGCTCTGTAGGCAACATTGTTGGCAGTGGTAACATGGGAAGAAGCATCAATTCTGGAGGATTATCTGTGCCCGATTTAGCTTCACGGGTAAACTTAGCTACTATGCAAAGAGCAAGAAGGATAATGTTGGCACCAGTAAGAAACatatttgtgtactatctattatcttttgatattgtaagaagaatagttatgtgtaatttgtggataccgacttgatgtgcacaatatctattatctttttatgttgtaagaagaatatttatgtgttggttatatggatattgacttggtgtgtttagatacatcggtgcatttttatttgtgattttgttagtgaattaataatattaacttaattttttgatttgcttggtgataatattgatttttcactatttcggataaacaatattgatattacatcggttttccaccgttgcaaaaccgatgtcattaactaatattacatcggtcgtataccgctgtcaaaactagtgttattaacatataatattacatcgattttacacccgatgtcattaagtgatactacaccggttttaacacgatgtctaaaatggcagatcttttacatcgccttcataggcATCGGtagaaaatgtaatagacatcggtgaaaaaccgatgtctatgagggtttttgttgtagtgagtacACATGTCGTTGTATATCATCTTGCTCTTTTACCAACACCGCCCCCGAGACTTCAGGGGTGGCTGACAAATAGACCCAGAGCGGCTCCCCTGCAATAGGTTTAAACAATGAGGGCAAGGTCTCCAGGTGCTTTTTCAATTATTTGAAGGCTTGgttgcattcttcatcccattaaAATTTGGTCTCTCTCCTGAGCACCTTGAAGAAAGGCAATGCTCGATCTGTAGACCGAGATATAAACCTGGATAGTGTAGTTATTCTGCCCACCAACTTCTAGGCTTCCTTCAGATTTTGAGGTGATTTTATGTCTCAGAGTACTTGAACCTTTTCCGACTTAGCTTCAATTCCTCGCTCGGTAACGAGGTATCCCAGGAATCCCCCCTAGTTTCAAACAAGCACTTCAATGGATTTAACTTTAGCCCATATTGCTGTAGTGTGCCGCAAGTCTCTTCTATGTCAGCAATCAAATTTATGGCTAGagtggatttgatgaggatgccatctacatagacctccatgtTCCATCCTATCTGCTCTTggaagatcttatccatcattcTCTAGTAGGTAGCTCCTGCATTTCACAATCCAAAAGGCATGATGGTGTAACAGAAAGTACCATCTGCGATGATGAAGttgaccttctcctgatcttcccaTGCTAGAGGGATTTGGTGGTACCCTTgttaagcgtcgagcatgcaaatccttTCGCAGCCCGAGGTCGAGtctaccatttgatcaatcctgggtagcGGGCAGCAGCAGTCCTTGGGGCTGGCACGGTTGAGGTCTCGAAAGTCTATgtagactctccacttattgttggatTTAGACACCaggaccacattagagagccaggGCGGGAATTGTACTTTTCTAATGTGCCCTACTTTCAGGAGCTGATCCacctcagctcggatgatcttattttgcttGGCTGAGAAGTTCTGCTTCTTTTGCTTGACTGGTCGAGAATCAGGCAGAAGATGTAGTTTGTGTTCAACCATCTCGGGCTTGACTCCGGGTAGCTCTTCAggggaccaagcgaagacgtccctATTGCGCATCAAGAATTTGACCAGATCTGTCTTGATCTCCATAGGCAAGTCACTCGATATACGAGTGAGGCTTTCCGGATGTTCGAGATAGAGTTGGACCTCTTCACAAGGGATGGACTCCTCTGCTATAGGCAAAGGTTCCTCTTGGATAACGTGAATCTTGCCATCCTGGGTTCTCTGAGCCTTACGGGCCTCCACTTTCACCATGTCGATATAACACCTGCGAGAGATTAATTGCTCACCTTTGACTTCCCTGACCTAGTCTCCCACagggaatttaatcttctgatgGAAAGTAGAGATTGTCGCCCGGAACTCGTGTAGTGTCGGTCTCCCCAAGATGATGTTGTACAAAGATGGCGAATCCACCACTATGAAAGTGTTTCTTCACGTCCACACTAGGGGCTCACTACCCAATGATATGGCTAGCTTGATTTGGCCCATGGGTCTTACTTCATTGCAGGTGAAACCATATAATGAAGTGCCTACGGGCTGGAGCTCACTGACGTCGATTTGCATGCCCTCAAATGCACTCTTGAACAATATGTTGACAGAACTTCCAGTATCCATGAAAACCCTGGCCACGCTACTGTTGGCTATGATGGCTTTGATTATTAGGGCATCATCGCAAGGGAGCTCCAACCCCTCCAGGTCTTGCGGCCCAAAACTGATTACGGGCCCGACAGCTTGCTCTCGGCTGCATCCTACATCATGTATTTCCAGGCGACACTCATGAGATTTTTGAGCCCTAGTAGAATCTCCATCTGTGGGCCCCTCGGAGATCATGTTGATCTCTTGGATAGTTGCATTTCCCCTATTCTCATCCTCCAGGGATTCCCCTGGCTCCTTGCTGTGGCCCGGCTACTGGCTTCCTAGACCTGCGTTGTCGAGCTGGGGCTTACTTGACCGACCTGTCGCGGCCTACTGGCCAACCATCAACCTCTGAAGTTTGGGCACAATCTTAGGTGGAGATAAGCCCAGTTCCGCAACATGCCGTGAATCACGGGCAAACTGGAAGCAGTCCCCAGTGTCATGTGTGGGACCTATGGTAAGTGCAATAGCGAGACCCCCACTGATCCGACCTTGGGACTTGGACAACTGCCACACGTTGGGCCGGCCTGGAATCCTGACCAGGAGGGAATTGTCATCGGGCATCCCGGGCGCATGGAAGAGGCTGAGTTGGCGGTTGGGGTGACCTCTTTTCCAATTTGTTGGCGGGAGCAAACTCTTTGTCTGCTTTCCGCCGAGTCATCTGAGattcttctacattgatgtaaCTGACGACCTTCCCTAGCATCTCATCAAAGTTCTTCACGGACTCTCGGATAAGGGCTCGGATGAACTCCCCTTCTACCAACCCATGGGAGAAGGCACTCATCAATATTTTAGAGGTAGCGGACGGGACGTCCTGGGCTACCTGGTTGAAATGTTTTATATAACTTCTCAATGGCTCGACAGACCCTTGCTTGAGGGAGAAGAGACAGTGGTATGTCTTCTGGTGCTTCCTGCTGCTGGCGAAATGACACAGGAAAATAGTCTTGAAGTCATGGAAGTAGGTGAGGGACCCActcggcaatccatcgaaccattttTGTGTCGAGCCAGACAGAGTGTTCAAGAACACTCGGCACTTGATGGCATCGTTGTATTGGTGCAACAGCGCAGCATTCCGAAACTTTTGGAGATGATCCTCCAGATCCTTGCTACCGTCATACTCTCCGATAGCTGGGGGCTTGTACCCCTTCGGTAGCTTCTCCTTGAGTACCCTTTGAGAGAAGGGCACTTACTCCTTAGACTCCTCCCGGGGCTCCTCCCAAAGGACTATGACCTTCCCTTTCTTTGAGTCCTTAGGCGGGGAGCTTTCTGCCATGGAGGTCTGCagttgctctttcttattataataGTCTGGGCCCTTGTGGTAATAGTCCAGACTAGATTCCTGATAGAAGGCTGGGGGAACTCCTCGGGTTGTTTTCTCTTAGATCCTCTATCCGAGAAGTGAGTATGGAAATTGCAGGCATCTTGTACGGGCGCGAAGCAGTGGTCTATTTTTTGGAAGCCGCCCGTCTCTTGGCCTCTTTGAACAGTTCATACTCCCCTATCATCATGGTCACGTTGATTCTTTCGGTCTCCTCCATCTTCATGCTCCAGAATAGGTGAAGGaagttcccacagatgacgccaaattgatcctacacGGAATCTAAGTCAGATGAAGGCCGGATGAGCTGTTgctggtgttgacggagaggcgactATGACACCCTTATCATACGTGCCCCGGAGAATGGACCCCCACGTGGCGCTAACGGACGGTGGTAACAAAGCCGACAGTACttgagctctgcgcacactcagacaagcacatagAGCGTTAGAGGCCAGAAACAAGGGAAAAGTCCCAGGAGCAtgtcctccgacactcaagtcagatattttttccccagaagaacagtatacgaaggagaaagaaaagtagaagacaggTGTAGATGTGCGAGAGACCGTACCTGcttaagggagaggacctccttttttatatgaccgtgcgtacctctggagcttgaccgatgtcagagaatgtcgggtgtcaagtCTTGTAGGGTGATAGAGGGCGCGTGACACCCTTCTATGGGACGGAAGAAGGTTCCACTCGCAGATGATAGCCGCCCCTtgaaatattccctgacatacatcagttattctctgacaggccgTTACGATTCCATGGCCTTGTTGTCGCCTAGCGCCTTCTATCTCGCCCGAGTATAACTAGGGGCGGCTCGGGATGATCTGTCAAGTATAACATCTGGCCTAAGTCTTGAGGGGTAGGGAGAGTGGTGGTGAGATCACTCAAAAGCTGACCGGGAGTTGGCCTATTGGGAGAACAAGACATGGATATGTAGACCGAGCTGGGAAAACCCAACCAGTTGGATCAGGTCAGGCATTACCCCCGGTTGCATATTATGTCTTAGATTTGGGATCCTGATCTGTAAGCACCCGATCGGGAATGCGACTATGCGATTGATGACGTCAGACGACCCCCCTTCTTTTTTCCCTAACTGCTGACTGTCACGTCTtcctgacttctgaccgccacatttccttgacttttgactatcaCATCCATTTGATTTCTGGCTGTCACGTttctttgacttctgactgtcacatcaCTTTAACTTCTTACTGTCATGTCTCCTTGACTTCTCACGGTCGGACCTTACCATTATACACCATATCATTATATATCGACATTCTTGTCTATATTTAGCAGCAAACAATGCAATTCCTCTCTTAAAATACAACAAACAGTACTTTCGATCTGCTGAATCAATCTCGATTAATAGTTCTTGGATTCTAATGGAATTATGAAACTGGATTCAGACATTTTTAGGAGCAATTAATCTTAGAATTCAAGCTGATTGAGTTAATGAGCCACTCTGAAACAGGCAGAGAATGGCGATCGCATGTTTGTTCTCTTCTTCGGTACAGGAATTGGTTGTTGCTCCCCCTCTGCCTCCGCCGGCTTCCCCTTCTGCTGCGCGGAGAGCGGCACGGGAACGCTGTCGTCCGGCGGCGGCGCGAGGGCCCACTGGCCGTCGCTGCCGAGCACCATCCCCTTGTTCTTCTCCACCCACCACGACGCCGGCACCAGGTACTCGTCCTTAAGGTACTCCGACGACTTGTTCACCAGCGCCGCGCTCCGCTTCACCTGCAGCTCGAAGTCGCCGTCGGCCCCGTTCCACCCGGCCACCACGTGCAGGATCCCCTGCAGGTTGTGCCAGTCGCCGGGGTTCGTCGACTCCTTCAGGTACGGCGACTTCCGGCTGTCCACCTCCAGCACCTTGCCGGTGCCGGCGAAGCCTAGCAGCCCGCTCGGGTACCGCGGGATCACGTCGAGCTTGTTCTTCACGTGGAGGACGCGCAGGTTGGGCAGCTTCTCCAGCCGCTGGTTGAAGGCTTTGTGCCCGACCTGCGGGCTCCCGAACACCACCGCGCACACCGGGAACGTCTCCCTGCCGGGGCCGGTCTCCGACAGGCCGTTCTCCACGATGTCGAAGGCGCTCAGGATGGCGAGGGCGGCGCCGAGGCTATGACCGACGCACACTATGCTGAGGCTCTCGTCCTTGTAGAGCTCTACCAGAGCTTTAATGGCGGACATGAGCTGGTCCCTGGCGCTCTGCTTCGTGTACTGAGATTTCGGGTTGCTCGAGGTGTAGATCACGTACCACCCCTTCATCACCTTGcaatccgccgccgccgcctctgcTTTAGAGGAGAGAATGGAGTCGATGTTGACGGGTTCCGGCAAGAGCACGTCGACCCACTCCAGCGTCCGGATCGTCCCCCGCCAGACCACGTAGATCTCCCGCCTCCCGGCGGTGGCAGTCGATACCGCGACGTAGCCTATCCAGTTGGAGTCCTTGCTCCAGGCGTGGTCGCCTGCGAGAGAGAAGCAGAGGAAATCGTCCGGGAGCGGGATTTCAGAGGTAGCGTAGAGGTAGTCGTAGACCGCATAGTCGTCGGCGCCGGGGAAGGAGACGTCGGAGAGGAGGCTGCGCTTGCCGTAGCGGCAGCTACCGCAGTACTTGGAGCGGGGGTCGCCGTTGAACGAGTCGTAGGTGACCTGGCACATGTCGCCGCACTGGAGGATGAGGCGGCGGAGGGAGAGGTCGAGGGGGTCGAGTAGGCCGGACCAGTGGTCGGAGCCCAGTAGCTCCGGCCACGGAGGATTGTGCTGAGTCTTGCCGGCAGGCTTCTGCTCCATGAAGTGGCAGTGCCGCAGGGCGGAGGATCGccggaaataattattattaaaaggaGAGTCTTTAAGATATGGATCGGTTGGTGATCTCCATGATTGGACTCAAATATTaatcttttgaaataataattattaattttttggactaaaatattaatcttttgaaataattattattaatttttcaaaagctaattagctaaatacaATCTCTTTGTTTTTCTGTATATATTTTGCTCTTTAATATAGAAAAAGAGTTTATACACGGCGATTAATCTATCCACTGTATCATATTACCACTCTCTTAATACGataaaattgaaataataatGTTCAAATCGTATCATTCCATTTCCAGATGCAAAATAAtcgttaaataattttttaaaatcttttttctcTATCATTCTCTtatgttttaaatatttttttctctttccttctcTAATTTATTACTGATACCATGTCTTAAAATATTAGCAaagatttaaataatattaatttagtcCAGATCTAAAACATCAGCCAAACGGACACTGTCATCCAGG from Zingiber officinale cultivar Zhangliang chromosome 5B, Zo_v1.1, whole genome shotgun sequence encodes the following:
- the LOC121984904 gene encoding phospholipase A1-II 5-like translates to MEQKPAGKTQHNPPWPELLGSDHWSGLLDPLDLSLRRLILQCGDMCQVTYDSFNGDPRSKYCGSCRYGKRSLLSDVSFPGADDYAVYDYLYATSEIPLPDDFLCFSLAGDHAWSKDSNWIGYVAVSTATAGRREIYVVWRGTIRTLEWVDVLLPEPVNIDSILSSKAEAAAADCKVMKGWYVIYTSSNPKSQYTKQSARDQLMSAIKALVELYKDESLSIVCVGHSLGAALAILSAFDIVENGLSETGPGRETFPVCAVVFGSPQVGHKAFNQRLEKLPNLRVLHVKNKLDVIPRYPSGLLGFAGTGKVLEVDSRKSPYLKESTNPGDWHNLQGILHVVAGWNGADGDFELQVKRSAALVNKSSEYLKDEYLVPASWWVEKNKGMVLGSDGQWALAPPPDDSVPVPLSAQQKGKPAEAEGEQQPIPVPKKRTNMRSPFSACFRVAH